Proteins encoded by one window of Desulfovibrio ferrophilus:
- a CDS encoding metal-dependent hydrolase, translated as MPGYRGHLMGGGLFAGVAWAAVALWLPEQEPGPLFGIVLTAITVLAALFPDVDTDSKGQSLFYAILAAVDLGLLIRGQFKWAAVIGFAAMLPALGHHRGWTHSWWAMFVIPLPILVLPVIFWEVHPLALAPFYAAAVLGYLSHLVLDAVL; from the coding sequence GCATCTCATGGGAGGCGGTCTGTTCGCCGGAGTGGCGTGGGCTGCGGTTGCTCTATGGTTGCCCGAGCAGGAGCCGGGACCGCTTTTTGGCATCGTGCTGACAGCCATTACAGTGCTCGCGGCCCTGTTCCCGGATGTGGATACGGATTCCAAGGGGCAGAGCCTGTTTTATGCCATTCTGGCAGCGGTGGATTTGGGGTTGCTCATCCGTGGGCAGTTCAAGTGGGCCGCCGTCATCGGCTTTGCGGCCATGCTGCCTGCATTGGGGCATCATCGGGGATGGACGCATTCCTGGTGGGCCATGTTCGTGATCCCTTTGCCCATTCTGGTCTTGCCGGTGATTTTTTGGGAGGTTCATCCTCTGGCACTGGCGCCGTTCTATGCAGCGGCCGTGTTGGGGTATCTTTCGCATCTGGTGTTGGACGCGGTGCTCTGA